In one window of Nocardioides panacisoli DNA:
- a CDS encoding cell division protein SepF has protein sequence MSGAMRRIGEYLGLLEDTGYDDYELTGTEERSASRPVRSVPAATAPPAPVADLSERRRPQPQPGTVAELSRITTLHPRTYNEARAVGEHYREGTPVIMNLSEMDDADAKRLVDFAAGLIFATHGSIERVTNKVFLLSPHNVSVTAEDKERIAEGGFFNQS, from the coding sequence ACACCGGGTACGACGACTACGAACTCACCGGCACCGAGGAGCGGTCCGCCTCGCGGCCCGTGCGCTCCGTGCCGGCGGCGACGGCCCCGCCGGCCCCGGTGGCCGACCTCAGCGAGCGGCGTCGCCCCCAGCCGCAGCCCGGCACGGTGGCGGAGCTGTCGCGGATCACCACGCTGCACCCCCGCACCTACAACGAGGCCCGGGCGGTCGGTGAGCACTACCGCGAGGGCACGCCGGTGATCATGAACCTCTCGGAGATGGACGACGCCGACGCCAAGCGCTTGGTCGACTTCGCCGCGGGGCTCATCTTCGCCACGCACGGCAGCATCGAGCGGGTCACCAACAAGGTGTTCCTCCTCTCGCCCCACAACGTCTCGGTCACGGCCGAGGACAAGGAGCGGATCGCCGAGGGCGGTTTCTTCAACCAGAGTTGA
- a CDS encoding YggT family protein yields MTVIGQILYGVLFLFMGLLWIRFLFDWVQVFARSWTPTGVLLVALEFVYTITDPPIRLFRRFIPPLRLGNVALDLSFILVLILVYIAMSVVRQTMVV; encoded by the coding sequence GTGACGGTCATCGGCCAGATCCTGTACGGGGTCCTGTTCCTCTTCATGGGCCTGCTGTGGATCCGGTTCCTGTTCGACTGGGTCCAGGTCTTCGCGCGGTCGTGGACGCCCACCGGGGTGCTGCTGGTCGCGCTGGAGTTCGTCTACACCATCACCGATCCGCCGATCCGCCTCTTCCGCCGGTTCATCCCGCCGCTGCGGTTGGGCAACGTCGCGCTGGACCTCAGCTTCATCCTGGTGCTGATCCTGGTCTACATCGCGATGAGCGTGGTCCGCCAGACGATGGTGGTGTGA
- a CDS encoding DivIVA domain-containing protein codes for MPLTPEDVSNKRFTPVRLREGYDMGEVDQFLDEVEAELARLTTENDELRTKLSAAQAGDPEATAAIPTTPPVVEKQPEPEPEPEPEPTPVVQAPEPVPAPTKAPDEPIGEVSGGVETIKVETVPEASNAAARLLEIATRNADELVEDAKNEADKILGEARTKAERREQESKGKADRMESDARTRAEMLDSETAERRTQLFSELETERDKLSVEVENLRSFEREYRARLKSYFHQQLEALDAPGETAAPSDAELRGDAPKRLRSTDGNQGQ; via the coding sequence ATGCCGTTGACGCCTGAGGACGTGAGCAACAAGCGCTTCACACCAGTGCGGTTGCGCGAGGGCTACGACATGGGAGAGGTCGACCAGTTCCTCGACGAGGTGGAGGCCGAGCTGGCCCGCCTGACCACCGAGAACGACGAGCTGCGCACCAAGCTCTCCGCAGCCCAGGCCGGGGACCCCGAGGCCACCGCCGCCATCCCGACCACTCCGCCGGTCGTGGAGAAGCAGCCCGAGCCGGAGCCCGAGCCGGAGCCGGAGCCCACCCCGGTCGTGCAGGCGCCGGAGCCGGTGCCCGCGCCCACCAAGGCGCCTGACGAGCCGATCGGCGAGGTCTCCGGCGGTGTCGAGACCATCAAGGTGGAGACCGTGCCGGAGGCCTCGAACGCCGCCGCGCGGCTGCTCGAGATCGCCACCCGCAACGCCGACGAGCTCGTCGAGGACGCCAAGAACGAGGCCGACAAGATCCTCGGCGAGGCGCGCACCAAGGCCGAGCGTCGCGAGCAGGAGTCCAAGGGCAAGGCCGACCGCATGGAGTCCGACGCCCGTACCCGCGCCGAGATGCTCGACAGCGAGACCGCGGAGCGGCGTACGCAGCTCTTCAGCGAGCTCGAGACCGAGCGCGACAAGCTCAGCGTGGAGGTCGAGAACCTCCGGTCGTTCGAGCGCGAGTACCGCGCCCGCCTCAAGAGCTACTTCCACCAGCAGCTCGAGGCGCTCGACGCCCCCGGCGAGACGGCGGCGCCCAGCGACGCAGAACTCCGTGGTGACGCGCCCAAGCGGCTCCGTTCCACCGACGGCAACCAGGGGCAGTAG
- a CDS encoding TraR/DksA family transcriptional regulator, whose protein sequence is MARSSKKSLAGKAASAARRVVGSRSEKTSAAKKTSAKKAPAKKAPAKKAPAKKAPAKKAPAKKAPAKKAPAKKAPAKKAPAKKAPAKKAPAKKAPAKKAPAKKAPAKKAPAKKAPAKKAPTKKAPAKKAPARKPPAAKRTAKKAAPSALVVREGESKWSKSELADVLAQLNEQRAHSLEIMDGQQTELSAMLHDSGDGAGQDQADVGATSFERDHEITVLNTERDKLAQIDRALARIDDGTYGMCERCGNAIGKMRLMAFPRATLCMTCKQREERR, encoded by the coding sequence ATGGCCCGCAGTAGCAAGAAGTCATTGGCCGGCAAGGCGGCATCCGCCGCCCGCCGTGTGGTCGGATCCCGTTCCGAGAAGACCTCGGCTGCGAAGAAGACGTCGGCGAAGAAGGCGCCCGCGAAGAAGGCACCCGCGAAGAAGGCACCGGCCAAGAAGGCACCGGCCAAGAAGGCACCGGCCAAGAAGGCACCGGCCAAGAAGGCACCGGCCAAGAAGGCACCCGCGAAGAAGGCACCGGCCAAGAAGGCACCCGCGAAGAAGGCACCGGCCAAGAAGGCACCCGCGAAGAAGGCACCCGCGAAGAAGGCACCGGCCAAGAAGGCACCCGCGAAGAAGGCACCCGCGAAGAAGGCACCCACGAAGAAGGCACCCGCCAAGAAGGCGCCCGCGCGCAAGCCGCCCGCGGCGAAACGGACTGCCAAGAAGGCTGCCCCCAGCGCCCTGGTCGTCCGTGAGGGCGAGAGCAAGTGGTCCAAGAGCGAGTTGGCCGACGTGCTCGCGCAGCTGAACGAGCAGCGTGCCCACTCGCTGGAGATCATGGACGGGCAGCAGACCGAGCTCTCCGCCATGCTCCACGACTCCGGTGACGGCGCGGGGCAGGACCAGGCCGACGTGGGCGCGACGAGCTTCGAGCGCGACCACGAGATCACGGTGCTCAACACCGAACGCGACAAGCTCGCGCAGATCGACCGGGCCCTGGCCCGCATCGACGACGGCACCTACGGCATGTGTGAGCGGTGCGGCAATGCCATCGGCAAGATGCGGTTGATGGCCTTCCCCCGTGCCACACTGTGCATGACATGCAAGCAGCGCGAGGAGCGGCGGTAG
- the lspA gene encoding signal peptidase II, with protein sequence MAHLPTWLLFASLASFWYAVDQVSKQLAVTHLTGRPDVSVIGDVLQLHLTRNPGAAFSLGPDFTIGISILALVASLVVLWLSRQLEDRVWAIALGFLLAGILGNFTDRLLQDPGPFRGEVIDFLMLPNWPVFNVADICINIGVGLVLLQSLRAIGLDGQKQQDDDGAVVDEGE encoded by the coding sequence GTGGCCCACCTCCCGACGTGGCTGCTGTTCGCCTCCCTCGCGTCGTTCTGGTACGCCGTCGACCAGGTCTCCAAGCAGCTGGCCGTCACCCACCTCACGGGACGGCCCGACGTGTCCGTCATCGGGGACGTCCTCCAGCTGCACCTGACCCGCAATCCCGGGGCGGCGTTCAGCCTCGGTCCGGACTTCACCATCGGGATCAGCATCCTCGCGCTCGTCGCCTCGCTGGTGGTGCTGTGGCTCAGCCGCCAGCTGGAGGACCGCGTGTGGGCGATCGCGCTCGGGTTCCTCCTCGCCGGCATCCTCGGCAACTTCACCGACCGGTTGCTGCAGGATCCGGGCCCGTTCCGCGGCGAGGTCATCGACTTCCTCATGCTGCCGAACTGGCCGGTCTTCAACGTCGCCGACATCTGCATCAACATCGGCGTCGGCCTGGTACTGCTCCAGTCCCTGCGGGCGATCGGCCTGGACGGGCAGAAGCAGCAGGACGACGACGGCGCCGTCGTCGACGAGGGGGAGTGA
- a CDS encoding RluA family pseudouridine synthase, which translates to MVDHRQLPVPDSLEGERVDVAISQLFGLSRTRAADLIVEGVVHLDGGTVGGKSERVLAGAVLEVEIPVSSDPLTVVPEVVEGITIIHDDESIVVIDKPVGVAVHPSPGWKGPTVVGHLAAAGFRIATSGASERQGIVQRLDVGTSGVMVICKSEHGYALLKNAFRRRAVDKTYHALVQGHPDPLAGTVDAPIGRRPGADHRFAVMDGGRASITHYETLEAHRFASLLEVHLETGRTHQIRVHMSALKHPCCGDLTYGADPVLAERLGLQRQWLHAMRLGFEHPDTGEYVEYESTYPQDLQQALDTVRESH; encoded by the coding sequence GTGGTCGACCACCGACAGCTGCCCGTGCCGGACAGCCTCGAGGGCGAGCGCGTCGACGTCGCCATCTCCCAGCTCTTCGGGCTCTCCCGGACCCGTGCTGCCGACCTGATCGTCGAGGGCGTCGTCCACCTCGACGGCGGCACCGTCGGCGGCAAGAGCGAACGGGTGCTCGCCGGGGCGGTACTCGAGGTCGAGATCCCGGTCTCCTCCGACCCCCTGACCGTCGTGCCCGAGGTCGTGGAGGGCATCACGATCATCCACGACGACGAGTCGATCGTGGTGATCGACAAGCCGGTGGGTGTGGCCGTGCACCCCTCGCCCGGTTGGAAGGGCCCCACCGTCGTCGGGCACCTCGCCGCGGCGGGCTTCCGCATCGCGACGAGCGGCGCCTCGGAGCGACAGGGCATCGTCCAGCGCCTCGACGTCGGCACCTCCGGCGTCATGGTCATCTGCAAGTCCGAGCACGGCTATGCCCTGCTCAAGAACGCCTTCCGCCGCCGGGCGGTCGACAAGACCTACCACGCGCTGGTGCAGGGGCACCCGGATCCGTTGGCCGGCACGGTGGACGCGCCGATCGGCCGGCGCCCCGGCGCGGACCACCGGTTCGCGGTGATGGACGGCGGCCGCGCCAGCATCACCCACTACGAGACGCTGGAGGCGCACCGCTTCGCGAGCCTGCTCGAGGTGCACCTCGAGACCGGGCGCACCCACCAGATCCGGGTGCACATGTCCGCGTTGAAGCACCCGTGCTGCGGCGACCTGACCTACGGCGCCGACCCGGTCCTCGCCGAGCGCCTGGGCCTGCAGCGCCAGTGGCTCCACGCCATGCGGCTGGGTTTCGAGCACCCCGACACCGGCGAGTACGTCGAGTACGAGTCGACCTATCCGCAGGACCTGCAGCAGGCACTGGACACGGTCCGCGAGAGCCACTGA
- the dnaE gene encoding DNA polymerase III subunit alpha, with translation MAAGPSGSTSGDFVHLHVHTEYSMLDGASLLDGLFERVNELDMPAIAMTDHGNLHGAYDFWSKARKHDVKPIIGIEAYLTPQTHRSERRRVRWGQGDMAEEGGNDVAGGGAYTHMTMWAENTPGMHNLFRLSSYASLEGFYYKPRIDRELLHQYADGIIATTGCPSGEIQTRLRLGQYDEARKSAGEFQEIFGKDSFFLELMDHDIDIEKRVRNDLLRLGKELGLPPVATNDSHYSQPGDAEAHDALICVASGKRLADPNRLKFAGGGYYVKSAAEMRETWADRFGMPEACDNTLLIAERCDVDFTESTGGYMARADVPASEDEESWFVKEVWRGIEERYPGTRLNDRVKERVQMELDVIRTKGYCGYYLVVADFIGWAKRNGIRVGPGRGSGAGSIAAYALGITDLCPLEHGLIFERFLNPERPSMPDFDIDFDERRRTEVIQYVSEKYGSDRVAYIATFGRLKAKAAIKDAARVLDHGFAISDRITKAMPPDVMGKGVPLKDIFDDSHKRFADGAEFRTLHEQDPDVRTIYKTALGLEGQIRQWGVHAAGVIMSSEPLVDIVPIMKREQDGAIITQFDYPMCESLGLVKMDFLGLRNLTVLDDAVANIKINRGEDVVVEDLPFDDPATFELLTAGDTLGVFQLDGGPMRALLRSMRPDKFADISAVGALYRPGPMGADSHNKYARRKNGREAIEPIHPELADALEPVLGETYGLIVYQEQVMEIAQVLAGFTLGEADMLRRAMGKKKKEELDRQYVGFQSGMLERGFSQEAITALWEILLPFSDYAFNKAHSAAYGVVSYWTAYLKARYPAEYMAALLTSVKDDKDKMAVYLNECRRMKIAVLPPDVNESQATFTPVGHDIRFGLTAIRNVGRNVVDQVVAAREEQGRFVDFDDFMAKVPAQVCNKRVVESLIKAGGFDDLKHKRRALVAVHESAVDQYVDIKRNEAIGQDSLFAGLDDEDGGDFGVQVAIPDIDEWDKTTLLAHERDMLGLYVSDHPLYGLEHVLSNTADCTIGELMADEDRPDGSTVTVSGLVTSVQRKITKKGDPWAMVTLEDLEGAVEVLFFPSSYQLANTLLMPDAIISVRGRLSRSKDQPELHAQEATVPDLDRSEEGPVVISLPATRCTAPVVSQLKQVLSTHPGVTEVRLRLLNRDSTKLMRLDDRLRVSPSSELFAELKQLLGPGCLTG, from the coding sequence ATGGCCGCCGGTCCGAGTGGGTCCACGTCCGGGGACTTCGTCCACCTCCACGTCCACACCGAGTACTCCATGCTCGACGGGGCATCGCTGCTCGACGGGCTCTTCGAGCGGGTCAACGAGCTGGACATGCCGGCGATCGCCATGACCGACCACGGCAACCTCCACGGTGCCTACGACTTCTGGTCCAAGGCCCGCAAGCACGACGTGAAGCCGATCATCGGCATCGAGGCCTACCTCACCCCGCAGACCCACCGCAGCGAGCGGCGCCGCGTGCGGTGGGGCCAGGGCGACATGGCCGAGGAGGGCGGCAACGACGTCGCCGGCGGTGGTGCCTACACCCACATGACGATGTGGGCCGAGAACACCCCCGGGATGCACAACCTGTTCCGGCTCTCCTCCTACGCCAGCCTCGAGGGCTTCTACTACAAGCCGCGCATCGACCGCGAGCTGCTCCACCAGTACGCCGACGGCATCATCGCCACCACCGGCTGCCCCTCCGGCGAGATCCAGACCCGGCTGCGCCTGGGCCAGTACGACGAGGCGCGCAAGTCCGCGGGGGAGTTCCAGGAGATCTTCGGCAAGGACTCCTTCTTCCTCGAGCTGATGGACCACGACATCGACATCGAGAAGCGGGTCCGCAACGACCTGCTGCGGCTCGGCAAGGAGCTCGGGCTGCCGCCGGTGGCGACCAATGACTCCCACTACAGCCAACCCGGCGACGCCGAGGCGCACGACGCACTGATCTGCGTCGCATCGGGCAAGCGGCTGGCCGACCCCAATCGGCTGAAGTTCGCCGGGGGCGGCTACTACGTGAAGTCCGCGGCCGAGATGCGTGAGACGTGGGCCGACCGGTTCGGCATGCCCGAGGCGTGCGACAACACCCTGCTCATCGCCGAGCGGTGCGACGTCGACTTCACCGAGTCCACCGGCGGCTACATGGCCCGGGCGGACGTGCCGGCGAGCGAGGACGAGGAGTCCTGGTTCGTCAAGGAGGTCTGGCGTGGCATCGAGGAGCGCTACCCCGGCACCCGGCTCAACGACCGGGTCAAGGAACGCGTGCAGATGGAGCTCGACGTCATCCGCACCAAGGGCTACTGCGGCTACTACCTGGTGGTCGCCGACTTCATCGGCTGGGCCAAGCGCAACGGCATCCGCGTCGGCCCCGGTCGTGGATCAGGCGCCGGCTCGATCGCGGCGTACGCCCTGGGCATCACCGACCTCTGCCCCCTCGAGCACGGCCTGATCTTCGAGCGGTTCCTCAATCCCGAGCGCCCCTCGATGCCCGACTTCGACATCGACTTCGACGAGCGTCGGCGCACCGAGGTCATCCAGTACGTCAGCGAGAAGTACGGCAGCGACCGCGTCGCCTACATCGCGACGTTCGGCCGGCTCAAGGCCAAGGCGGCGATCAAGGACGCCGCACGGGTGCTCGACCACGGGTTCGCCATCTCCGACCGCATCACCAAGGCGATGCCGCCGGACGTGATGGGCAAGGGCGTGCCGCTGAAGGACATATTCGACGACAGCCACAAGCGCTTCGCCGACGGTGCGGAGTTCCGCACCCTGCACGAGCAGGACCCCGACGTCCGCACGATCTACAAGACCGCCCTCGGCCTCGAGGGCCAGATCCGGCAGTGGGGCGTCCACGCGGCCGGCGTGATCATGTCCAGTGAGCCGCTGGTCGACATCGTGCCGATCATGAAGCGCGAGCAGGACGGCGCGATCATCACGCAGTTCGACTACCCGATGTGCGAGTCGCTCGGGCTGGTCAAGATGGACTTCCTGGGGCTGCGCAACCTCACCGTCCTCGACGACGCGGTCGCCAACATCAAGATCAACCGCGGCGAGGACGTCGTCGTGGAGGACCTGCCCTTCGACGACCCCGCGACCTTCGAGCTGCTCACCGCCGGCGACACGCTGGGGGTCTTCCAGCTCGACGGCGGCCCCATGCGGGCGCTGCTGCGCAGCATGCGGCCGGACAAGTTCGCCGACATCTCCGCGGTCGGTGCGCTCTACCGTCCCGGCCCGATGGGTGCGGACTCGCACAACAAGTACGCCCGCCGCAAGAACGGGCGCGAGGCGATCGAGCCGATCCACCCCGAGCTGGCCGACGCGCTGGAGCCGGTGCTGGGTGAGACCTACGGCCTGATCGTCTACCAGGAGCAGGTGATGGAGATCGCCCAGGTCCTGGCCGGGTTCACGCTCGGTGAGGCGGACATGCTCCGTCGCGCCATGGGCAAGAAGAAGAAGGAGGAGCTGGACCGCCAGTACGTCGGCTTCCAGTCCGGCATGCTCGAGCGCGGGTTCTCCCAGGAGGCGATCACCGCGCTGTGGGAGATCCTCCTCCCGTTCTCCGACTACGCCTTCAACAAGGCCCACTCCGCGGCGTACGGCGTCGTGTCCTACTGGACCGCCTACCTCAAGGCGCGCTACCCGGCCGAGTACATGGCCGCGCTGCTGACCTCGGTCAAGGACGACAAGGACAAGATGGCGGTCTACCTCAACGAGTGCCGCCGCATGAAGATCGCGGTCCTGCCGCCCGACGTCAACGAGTCCCAGGCGACCTTCACCCCGGTCGGCCACGACATCCGCTTCGGCCTGACCGCCATCCGCAACGTGGGCCGCAACGTCGTCGACCAGGTCGTCGCCGCTCGCGAGGAGCAGGGTCGGTTCGTCGACTTCGACGACTTCATGGCCAAGGTGCCTGCGCAGGTGTGCAACAAGCGGGTCGTCGAGTCGCTGATCAAGGCCGGCGGGTTCGACGACCTCAAGCACAAGCGCCGCGCCCTCGTGGCGGTCCACGAGTCCGCGGTTGACCAGTACGTCGACATCAAGCGCAACGAGGCCATCGGCCAGGACTCGCTCTTCGCCGGTCTGGACGACGAGGACGGCGGCGACTTCGGGGTGCAGGTCGCGATCCCCGACATCGACGAGTGGGACAAGACGACCCTGCTCGCCCACGAGCGCGACATGCTCGGCCTCTACGTGTCCGACCACCCGCTCTACGGCCTCGAGCACGTCCTGTCCAACACCGCGGACTGCACCATCGGAGAGCTGATGGCCGACGAGGACCGGCCTGACGGCTCCACGGTCACGGTGAGCGGACTGGTGACCTCGGTGCAGCGCAAGATCACCAAGAAGGGGGACCCGTGGGCGATGGTCACCCTCGAGGACCTCGAGGGTGCCGTCGAGGTCCTGTTCTTCCCCAGCTCCTACCAGCTGGCCAACACCCTGCTGATGCCCGACGCGATCATCTCGGTGCGGGGCCGGCTCTCGCGCAGCAAGGACCAGCCCGAGCTGCACGCCCAGGAGGCGACGGTCCCCGACCTGGACCGCTCCGAGGAGGGCCCCGTCGTCATCAGCCTGCCGGCCACGCGCTGCACGGCGCCGGTGGTGTCGCAGCTCAAGCAGGTCCTCTCGACCCACCCCGGAGTGACCGAGGTGCGGCTGCGGCTGCTCAACCGTGACTCGACCAAGCTGATGCGCCTCGACGACCGACTGCGGGTCTCGCCGAGCTCGGAGCTGTTCGCGGAGTTGAAACAGTTGCTCGGTCCGGGATGCTTGACGGGGTGA
- a CDS encoding LON peptidase substrate-binding domain-containing protein — protein sequence MATTLPMFPLSTVLFPGASVPLRIFEDRYTALVRELLDVADPADRVFGSVAIREGYEVGDHGAQSLFRLGVRLQLTQHEAHEDGTFDIVAVVRDRIRLNRLTPTDTYPVGEVEDVPETGAPVDDEVAIVARGMFTAYRHQVGQFATDPHPGTLPRDPGYLSWALAAAVPLPMPERQALLENDDATDRLTRLTTLLRSELRALNVIPSLPATDVARNRFSPN from the coding sequence GTGGCGACCACGCTGCCGATGTTTCCCCTCAGCACCGTCCTGTTCCCCGGGGCGAGTGTGCCGCTGCGGATCTTCGAGGACCGCTACACCGCCCTGGTGCGGGAGCTGCTCGACGTCGCGGACCCGGCCGATCGTGTCTTCGGGTCGGTCGCGATCCGCGAGGGGTACGAGGTCGGCGACCACGGCGCGCAGTCACTGTTCCGCCTCGGCGTGCGTCTCCAGCTCACCCAGCACGAGGCCCACGAGGACGGCACCTTCGACATCGTCGCCGTGGTGCGGGACCGGATCCGTCTCAACCGGCTCACCCCGACCGACACCTACCCGGTGGGTGAGGTGGAGGACGTCCCCGAGACCGGCGCGCCGGTCGACGACGAGGTCGCCATCGTCGCTCGCGGGATGTTCACCGCCTATCGGCACCAGGTCGGGCAGTTCGCCACCGACCCGCACCCGGGGACGCTCCCCCGCGATCCGGGGTACCTGTCGTGGGCACTCGCCGCCGCGGTGCCGCTGCCGATGCCGGAGCGGCAGGCGCTGCTGGAGAACGACGACGCCACCGACCGGCTCACCCGCCTGACCACGCTGTTGCGCAGCGAGCTACGAGCGCTGAACGTGATCCCGTCGCTGCCCGCCACCGACGTGGCGCGCAACCGGTTCTCCCCCAACTGA